The stretch of DNA ACtgctgctggctggctgggaGTGTTGGGGCTCACACCATTGACCCTGAAACAAGAGATGCAAATGCACTGTTACCTCAAAGCAATGGAGATGCAATAAAACACATGTTGTCTTAGAGACTGTCAGCTTTCAGGTCAATGTGTCATCTGTCATCTGCAGTGGCAGCACAGCCAGGCTCCTCTTACCTGTCCTTACATCTCTGAAAGATCCGCTTGCCAAATGGGGACTCtggattcacacatttcttGGTATCCTTTGTCACAACACTGGAGAAGCAGAGAAGAACAGTGTTAGAGCCAGAGGACAGAGCGCAGCCCGAGAAAAGAATGACAATGACATGTCAACAGTTTTCACTGAGTTTGGCTAATTTACTCACATAAGCTCCGCCTTTGGACAGAAAGGACTTGAGTCGTATCCCTGACAATCCGTGATGAGTTTTGGGTTGATATGATTGATGGCACCATCCAGACATTTGCATTTAGTTTTAGGTTGCCTTTGCCCTGTGTGGAATAAGGACAGATGATTGTTAGGGAAAGTTATGAAGTCAGAACGGAGCATTTGACAGGAGAATTCACTGTTTTAGTTctacagagctgctctggaggaagATCTAAAACTGCAGTCTGCACAgaacacaaagcacacacacactaagtcaGCTTGTTAGTCATCTGTACAGTCACAGCATTGGAAGGTATTTCACAACACAGCACCCTCAGGGCAACTTGGACCAGATACATGGCAGGAAAGACGAGTGAGTTTGATGTGACACACAGAATTGAACTTTGGCAGCgtgttgggttgtctagttccctggaCACTCATTTATGCACTAAAGGTGTAATTTAGGGAGCTGTtctgctatggaagtgaatggagagataaaaCTGAGGAGCACAAAGGACAAAACACAAGTGTTTTAGCAGCATGTGGACTGATATCACACCCAGGTATCACACACGCCTCCTTACCTTGTACACAGAGGACAAGCAGGCAGGCCAGGAGGGCGATGAGTGCTGACTTCATTGTGCCGGCTGTGGACTGATGCTGCCTGGGACTCTGCTGTGTCTTCAGTGTTCAGTCTGAGCCGCTGGGGTAGCAATGCTCTGCACTGAGTTTGTTCTCTCTTTTATACACTGACAAacgcccccacacacacatgctggctGCTGTCCAAACAGAGTGCTTtcactctcctccttcctctttacACCAGAAGGCTCAACTGGATTTCCCGGAATGACTCTGTCTTAGGCTGAAACAAGCTGTAGGTAACTGAAGTCAAAACGTGAGCTAACTGAATGAACCTGAGTGCTTCCCTTCTGCTGCAGGAGAAGAGCCCAACCAAGTACTGCCTGTGGTTTGACAAACACAAAAGGTAGACAGACAAAGACCGAGCAGAAACACAAGTGAAGGTGACACTCAAGGAAAAAACCTCACCGTTCAAAGAATGTTCTGTAATTCctaaaaaattacactgatgaGAACCAAATCTATAgactaaataaaaatgtattacaaagGGAGAGCGAGAAACTGCATGGCTCTAGTGGCTCATATGACAGGTGCTCTTTAGTGGGGCAGTGAGAGTCCATTTAGAAACGAAATCCTGAAAGTCTTGCTTGATATTAATCTTAAAGTGATGCAGACAACCACTGAAAACACTAAGGCACTTTGTTCTtgaatgaagcaaaataattattttttccatgaacAAGGCAAGTAAGCAGACCTACAAGTATATACCAGCCTCGGGTGCCATTTCACCCATGGCAGGTAGATAATTCCAGTTAATTATGTGTTTGTCAGACCCTGAAGAAGACTGAGAGTTGATTTGCTTTTGTCTGCTTAGCTTCCTCAAATGACTAATATTCAGTTGTCTTAGGTGAGCAAGATTTACACATTGATGTGAGCATCCTGTTTTGCTTTATGGAAACTATAGGGAAATTATAGGGATTTAGGCCTTCAAAACTCAGAAATCCTGTAAGGTGACAACAGAAAACTGCACACAAAACTCTCATGTTCACCAACCTAGTTGCTCTGTGATGCCTGTACCAAATGAAACCACAGAGACCAGGGACAAATAAGATCTTGGGCCCTATCTTACACCCGACACACAACAATGCCAAACGCAACCCAAGTGTCTTTGCTGGTTTGCAACCagtgcagttgtcattttcctgttcaGCGGCAgttaaaagtgactgagcaacaaacagcagctctgacgacagtgctgcagtttcctctgtgatttgaagctcattatcaagacaGGAATGATTTGTAAAGGTCAATGCATATCAGCCTTGGCCAGTTAACTtgaaaaaatagttaaaatgaTGTGGCTTAATGAAATATCAAGAAGTAGGGTGAAGCTTCCAGTGAAAAAAGAATTATTTTGGAAAAAGGGAAGCAAACCCTGCTTAACATGGGGAACttcctcacagtcacacaaagcTCTTTAGGACGGCCTACTTCAGAATATTGCTTTTAGCAAAAATTGTGTTCCTGTTCTTGTTGGAATAAGACCTTAGAACTatcttgtctgtctgtgaactatttaaaaaaaaattagcctaGCAAGCTAGCCTTAGGTAGCTATTTCATTGAAGATAATGAGCGATCTCAGACAATCTGCTTCTGTCTcttggcccttttccattagtatctactcggctcgactcagctcgactcggctcgactctactcgcctcgacgcggtttaggtggttttccattacagttgagtagcacctcgccgtgggtggagtcgtcatagcaaggcggcgcaccgtccagctccctctggattctttgggccgccacaaagctcagaaaagtctccacgtctttatttgaccgcggtcgcggtttgcttgccacTTTCCGACTTTggcaacttcactgacgatcaatgcgcacggccgctgttgccgttttttttttttttttttttttttttttaatgttttgttttcgtgcaggagtcgctctcgtcactccctgtccaatcagtggcctgcacggcgttaacgtcacattttcagctcgactcagctcgcttggaaccccggctgagtaggtgctaaaatgggacctgctagcaggtactacgacctaatggaaaagctctcaaaccgagtagagtcgagctgagtcgagctgagtcaagctgagtaggtactagtggaaaaggggcatctgTGGCTGCtactgctttttatttatttatttatttattttttggcacaGAATGATAGAGTTGATGCAGACATTACTGGATCTGTCTTAATGCTGATAACAGGACAAACACAGTTATGAAAAGTAATTTGTGCAAAACTCCTGTCAATGTGCACACAGTAGTGTTATGTGCATTTTCGTTTTTGAAagcaatattaatattaatattgatatattattaTTGGGGGTTGTGGGGGAaataatacactatattaccaaaagtattcgctcacccattcaaatgatcagaatcaggtgtcctaatcacttggcctggccacaggtgtataaaatcaagcactcaggcatgcagactgtgaaacaagacatttgtgaaagaatgggccgctctcaggagctcagtgaattccagcgtggaactgtcataggatgccacctgtgcaacaaatccagtcgtgaaatttcctcgctcctaaatattccacagtcaactgtcagctctattataacaaaatggaagcgtttgggaacaacagcaactcagccacgaagtggtaggccacgtaaagtgacggagaggggtcaggggatgctgaagcgcatagtgcaaagaggtcgccgactttctgcacagtcaattgctacagagctacaaacttcatgtgaccttcagattagcccaagtacagtacgcagagagcttcatggaatgggtttccatggccgagcagctgcagccaagccacacatcaccaagtgcaatgcaaagcgtcggatgcaatggtgtaaagcacgccgccactggcctctagagcagtggagacgcgttctctggagtgatgaatcacgcttttccatctggcaatctgatggacgagtctgggtttggaggttgccaggagaacggtacatttcagactgcattgtgctgactgtgaaatttggtggaggaggaattatggtgtggggttgtttttcaggagctgggcttggccccttagttccagtgaaaggaactttgaatgcttcaggataccaaaacattttggacaattccatgctcccaaccttgtgggaacagtttggagcgggccccttcctcttccaacatgactgtgcaccagtgcacaaagcaaggtccataaagacatggatgacagagtctggtgtggatgaacttgactggcctgcacagagtcctgacctgaacccgatagaacacctttgggatgaattagagcggagactgagagccaggccttctcgaccaacatcagtgtgtgacctcaccaatgcgcttttggaagaatggtcaaaaattcctataaacactctcctcaaccttgtggacagtcttcccagaagagttgaagctgtaatagctgcaaaaggtggaccgacatcatattgaactctatgggttaggaatgggatggcacttcagttcatagtatgagtaaaggcaggtgagcgaatacttttggtaatatagtgtataacatttttcaaaatgggtgaactatccctttagtctgctacaaacacaacaatgtttcattttcagaacAACTGTGTATAAAGTGAGGGATGATTCATAGATACCTTTGCCCAGGGTGATAACAGATATTGattaaggaaaaacaaacacgtTGCATGCTAGTGATTGGATATTgtactgtttctgtttctgagttGATACTTTTTCCCTGCACCTGCATCAGATTCATGTAgcttttcatgtattttttattagacTTTATAACTAAAGTAATTATGATTGGAATTATTTTTATGAAGCAAGAAACTGCTCAATATTAAACAGAAAAGTCATATAGTTTAGTTTTTCATCAAAGTTTCACTTTCATATATAACTGTCTGTGTCCTTTCAGAACTACCTCTCAAGGAAATGCAACTGATTTAAAGTAGGATCCTCTGCAAGAACAGTCCAAAAATATGGACAGAGACACCAGCTCCTCTGCAACAGCACCTTGTGTGGTGGGGAAGTGGTTCGACAGTAAAGCCACAGTAAGACTCTTGGGAGAAGTGCAGCAGATTTCACCATTATGGTTTGTAGAAGCCTGATCTGATTCATGTGCTGACTCAGCTCACATCTTCCTTCTGCCTCTACATTCCCCATGGCAGGGAGGATTTCATGGAAATGGGATGTGAAACTGAAAGGAGCTACAGGATGGAAAATAGAAAGGGAAAGTCCAACACTTGGGTAACTGACTAAGTGTGTTAAAGGTGCAAGGCCAGAGAGAAGATGAGGCAACCTCAGACATGTCATGATGCAAGGCATTATCTTGTATATTCTTGGCAGAACTTTCTATTTAGTGGGAATTTCCACTTCCACTTCCACTTCCAGTTTGCATATATGGGCATGTGTTTATTTGGGTGGAAGAGCCATACTTTTTAATCAGTAAGAAAAAATGCCAGATGTCACAGGTCACAAAGTTGAGACGAGGTCCCTTCACTAGATCTtaatggaattttcattttttcacctGTCATGTGAAAGAACTGTTCCTTTATTGCCTTTATTAACCCCTTTTGTGTCGTGTTTAAAATgagtttgattttaaattccttGTTTTGGTTTATGACCATCCCCTTCCCTTCTCCTGCAGGCCTGCACACTTTTTAACTGTAATAATCTGCTTTGCTCACACTAGTTTAGATGCTAAAAGTCTTATTTTGggaggtgaatggagagatggaaaTCCAGTACTGTGGATAaacagcccaggggagcacagggcagctaatgaggagatttcaccaccatgtggactcgaGCTGTATAACACCCAAGTAACTTCACAGTTCCGTCACTCTATTTAGGTTCAAGCTCTAAGATAGATCTTAAACTACATAAGGAATTTTAGAAAGTTCTTTAGAAGGCTCACACATGTCATTTCTTTAATGTTTTCTAAGTAACAGTGTCATTTCTTATAAATTTCTTcagttttccttttcaaaataGAGCCTTAATTCAAGTACAGGCTTATCACCATTGGGGTTAAGGGACCaaatatatgattttatttattaaatgaagCATGTTTGTTAATATTATTGCTGTCTAATGTAAATACTGTCTTATACATTATGTTGCGTGACTAATTCcactagggctgaacgattaatTGCATTTGCGATAATATCGTGATATGATACAATGCGATTTCCTAACTGCAACTTGCGCAATTATAAGTTGGTCACGAGACGCAAGCTACAGCGAGTGGAGCTCTCAGCCGCACCAACTTTTCATCCTGCCCACCTGTTGTGCAACGGCCTCTGGCTCAGTGGAGCAGTCAGAAACTGATGCTGCGTTCCAGGACACCTGTAACTGGTGATTTACCGgttaaaagtgggcggggctatagccaaacctgtgaattcacgCCTGTGAACTCAATTGTGCTCAACAGACTCCAACTTCCTCGTTCGACGTCAcgcagtttatgttttgtacacaagAATGGCGGCCCAACTGGAGACGGTTGTTCTTATCGGTTATGCctggaacggtttgaagtcgtgactcgtgactttgaagtcgtgattTACATGTACAATTCCCCGCTGGAACGCAGCATGACACAAGTGAGACTTTAGTCTCAAAGAGGAACAGCACGTCGGTGGTGTGGAATTATTTTAGTTTCAAAAAAGATGTTGCGCAGCGGCAGGTGTTGTGCTGCAGAACATGCCGTGCTACCGTTGCTACTTCACGGGGTAACACTTTCAAACATTTCGGTCAGTGATCCCTGTCTTGAGGTATTTGGCTTGCCAGGCGCACTGGTGCTCGGCATTTTGGCCAGACAACTGTCATATATggtttttgtggtattttttaagTGCTGGAACAAGTTCGTAGTGTTATCCTGTAAATACAtggaatcaaacaaaacacaaataacttcataaaatcatttattattatttgtcacCTAAAATGACTTCCTTgaagcaaacagcaaaaaccAAAACGGaggaaaagtcagaaaaaataaacaataatagaATAATGGAGAGCTTAAAAAatgtaccgtatttcaccaattaatcgctcggccgcaaatagctgcctggttcttttaaacgcctgggatctgcacccattttgcgtattaaacgcccacccgaataaccgccggggtgattatttgcattatattgaggtaaacccaaaataaggctattcaccttatttttgcagaagtaaacaattagccgcacaataactgtgcggcacttccgttttctgtcaaaataagagcgctagctaacgttagaaaaaaagggtgtaccgtaatcttacatcgaccgactgtaaatatgttggacagtagctgtcatcacaataatggcctggtgcaggtctgtgcaaaaataaataaaggcctgcagcgaatagccacctggttcttttaaacgcctggggtccaagttgattttgcgtattaagcGCCCGGCCGATTAATTGGGGACTTACggtatgtgtttctgtgatcATTTTGACATCAAGTTGGAGATCAGAGCTCTAAATACTTCCTGACAGTGTTACACACCAAACCTTCactctaaataaaacaaaccttcAATAAACAAACCTTTACTCTAAATAAACAAACCTTCACtctaaataatatttttttaaaaaatattacctGACAGCCAGGCTACAACATTTAACTATGTTACATTacacgtctgtctgtctgtagaaTATCTCagtcatttctttctctttttttcttttttttttttttttttttacaaattgttGCATTTGCAAAATATGAGGTTGGAAAGTGTCTTGTCCATGAGCCGTGCATGATGTGGCCTCATAATTACACCACCATGGCTAAAGACTTGACGCTGGAACTGAAAGTGCTCTCACTGCAACAGGAAAAAGTGCAGGAAGGATGTTCCTGTTTGCATCCCAAAACGACAGACAAGCCTGCCCACAACAAAGGCTGAGATAGTTGTTAAACTGCATTTCTGGACTACTTGCTGTGTCCTGTTTGCGACGCTTTCTGTTCTCTGAGAACAGTCCAGTGCTCTCTTGTGGCTCTTTTTCCTCATCTTGGTATTCTGGACTCTGGACTGTTGTGACAGGTGGCACCTCACTTGGAATCAGATCTgataagacaaagacaaaaaacaagagtgaatttaatttaaagggTGAAAATATGTGTGAACAGGTGTGAAAATAAGCCCATAATTGTTAGAAAGTGAACTTCCCCCCATTACTATATACCTTAGTTCAGTTTGACATGGTTGTATAAAAAGCTCTACACGTTTTATGTTGTGACAACAGCTTTGTGAATCAAAAGCTTTCGATGTCCATATTAGACATAATTTGATCATGATGATGCAAAGACATTCCTAAATACAGTCACTGACCTTTCACCATGTCAGCGACGTCATTCTTCATGTCATCACTGACAAGTACATCATGGTGAAGCCACATCTTAGAGAATGCTGGGTCCAAGACAGCTGCTCTGACATAGAGTGGGTCTGCAAATGGCAGTTCTTCTCCTGATGACATTTTGACGTTCACAAAGATCCCACGGAATCTCTTCTTGAGAGAGCTCTGGAGGCTATGCACCATGCTTCCCATGAAGCGCACCTGCCGTTTCAGTTTCTCCAAATGGTGATTTAGTGATAACACACGGGAGAACAGAGCTGACAGTCACAACCTTCTCACCCTGTGTTAGATTGGTGGCCTCGGCAAATGGCTGTAGGACATCACAAAGCTCTTTCATCAGATTCCACTCCCTAACTGAAAAGACCAGCTCATTGTGGCCTGTGCCCTGAAAAACACTGCACAGTTCCTGGTGGCTGAATGAGAGCCCTGCTTTGACTTGACGGAGAGTTGAATTCCGCCGGGTGTTCACTGTGTTCACTGCAGCAGGGACCCCACGCTGCCCAAACTTCTCTTCAAAAGCATCTTTAAAGGTGCTGGATGTATGCAGCAGAGAGCTCAGTTTGGAGCATTTTGCAATGGTGCTGTTCATGATCCTTGCATCTTTGAGGCCGTTACCAACAGTTAACTGCCGCATATGGGCAAAGCATTGCTGACGTTTATAGCTTCCTCTGGTAAGCACCTGGTCCACAGTTTCCCATTCATCTCTGGATAGGTCTTCCCACAACTCTGCATCATCCAGATTGTCATCATCAGTTCCTTCATGGCTGTATTCCTCTGGAAAGCACACCGTAAATGCTTGCTTCATATTTGCAGCAAAGTCAAGTTTTTGTCTGATGTTATATTGGTCACATATGGAATCAAAGGCTTCTGCTATCCGTTCTCCTGTGTGAGTTCCTTTGAATCTGTTGCAGACCAGCAAGTATGAATTCAGCTGAACTCCCTCAGATGTTGCCAATACATGGCCAGTGAGTCCCAGAAAGCCACTCATTCTCCTGTCTGACCAAATATCAACTGTAACTGATAAATGGTCTGCACCAGCAAgatgcacttttattttctcttgaaTCTCTGCAACAAGGGATTCTATGTTCAAAGTCATTGTCCTGCGACAAACAGGCAGGTACTTGGAGTCagccacagacaggaagtgtcgGAAATGCTCATTCTCTGTGATTTAAAGAGGCATGCTACATCCTATGACGAGGTCTGTTAGAATGGCATTTGTTTATAGCCTTCTGTCTTGGATGGTTCGCAAAATATGCTTCCAGAGGACGAGCCTGGATGAACTGTGAAATTGCAGGCTGTGTAGAATCAGTGTAGACCCTTCTCGTCTTTTCATACTCTGCAAATCTTTGAAACAGAAGCAAAAACAAGaatgggatgaaaaaaaatgtgttctttgtggcttaaatgtgtttttatctaTTAACTTACTCCTTATTAAACCACATTTACTTAATTTGTTTTATAAccatatttattgttttaaaactATATTTACCTCATACTTACTCAGTTCTTAACCCATATACCCAGTTCTTAACTTCATATACTGTTTTAGCTAAAATTTACTTCTTTTTAAAACCATATTTAAATactttatttgctgttttcaaCTTAAACCCCTATTTATTTCAAGTactgttttcacacatttaatccattttaaattatatttactTAATTGTCATTTATTAgttaatttcatatttatatGTTCACTTCATATGTCTTGTTCTTTTGTCCACGCAATATTTACTTCATTTACTACTGTTTTTAGCTTGTAAATACTCCATTTTAAAACCATAACTTAATTTAATGAATTGTTAACtgcagggtttccgctacatgtaagtgattgtggcgcaccgccacggcaaaataaaagccgccacaccttcggaatgatgagtttttttttttccagatgttaaaacaatttaaaatatattgtatgaatggatatatatacacacatatacactcggGATCAAAATcctaagaccagttgagaaattgcaagaatttacattttgcactgttggatcttaaaaaggttctaagtagagcttcaaaatgcgaaaagaagaaatgggagtgagacaaaaaaaaatttgagtaagcgatttattgcaaacaaccattaaactgaaataggctgttcatcagctgatcaaaagtttaaggccgctgcctttaaaagcccaaatcttggcaaaaatgtggattcagtgtcattttctgtcaggcaTCCATACtgtcctccttcagaaaggtccaacctGGGCTGGaacggcacctgtcagatccggcagaccagacctgaccgggtggccaggCTCACCGtgtggtgctggccggcaccaggtctgctggatctgacaagTGTGCAGCgtacacagactgctgtactttcattataaaccgacttttgtttatacggttgcagcagcacactAGTCattcacactagtcaaataatctggATTTTAGGGGGAAAAGGTGCTTGGGCGCGGAACAAACTTGGTAATGTGAGCAGCTCCTAAGAGActataaatcacacacaaataGGGTTGCCAACCATCCCTTTAAATAGAGAATCGTCCCTTTTTGGCAACCAGAACACATGTCCAGTGCTGAACCAATAATGGATGCACTTGGTCCCTTATTTTTGAGAGATTATTTTTGTACAGCAGTAAACATTGAGaacaaaatagcaaaacaagGCAATCCTGTATAATATCGTACCTTCTCTGCATTATCTTTGAAAAACTCCTCATCCATCTTCAACTTGTTTAACTCAGACCGAAGCTCCATATTTTCCTGCAGAAGACGGGTTATTTCGGCACTGCTTTGTTCACAGAACTGGCATTGTGCTCTTAGTCTCTTAGTAGCTGGttcatctgtttctgtcttttctctcttttcctcctcttctgcaGCTCCTGCCTCTGCTTCATCCCCATATCGCTCTTCTTCTGCAGCTTCTCTGACTCCATTTCTCTCATCTCCAGTCACAtcgttttgttcattttggccTCCTCCCTTGGATTCTCTCCTGTGATGTCTCTATTGTCTGTGGGCATGTCGGTCTAACGCTGTGGCTGTGACCTCAGAGTGACCCAAGTGGAGGGTTGGAGCCCAGTCTGGATGAGCCTTGTACATCTCATACGCTGGTTTACCTTTTGGGGAGACAAAAGTATCCATGTTGAAAAAAGTATTGCAGTCGACAGCGGGCAGTAGGTGCTTCAGATCCAACTGAACTTCAGCCGATGTGGTGAACAGTACTCTTACAGGTGTTATAAGGAGAATTTCTCGTGTTTCACTCACAGTGATTAAAAATAGCTCTATACTTCCGACTGAGTTACACTTTGGAATATCTTAGTGGCTGAGCAgagtattttgttttgattacatCTATTCAGCTCACTGTGTTTGAGCTAGCCTTCCTAAGCTAGCCCACTTTGCCGCAATGCCGACAGAATAGTGCTCAGTTACAAAATGCAGAGGAACTTATGACTACT from Myripristis murdjan chromosome 9, fMyrMur1.1, whole genome shotgun sequence encodes:
- the LOC115365710 gene encoding C-X-C motif chemokine 6-like, whose product is MKSALIALLACLLVLCVQGQRQPKTKCKCLDGAINHINPKLITDCQGYDSSPFCPKAELIVVTKDTKKCVNPESPFGKRIFQRCKDRVNGVSPNTPSQPAAVTVTSSAAPTTSKL